One window of the Streptomyces sp. NBC_00259 genome contains the following:
- a CDS encoding ABC transporter permease — protein MPRQGPTGKRSRRKEKLGGRIRRDRALLLMMAPGVLYFLVFHYGALFGNVVAFKEYVPFIGVVDSPFVGFGNFTALFAEPAFWSAAWNTLSLSLVQIVFFFPMPLALALLLHSVSQGRVRKFVQSVVYLPHFISWVIVIALFQQILGGDGLLNGLWGGGSGDNLVDVFGNPTAFQPLMVLELVWKDCGWGTIIFLAALHNVDEGLYEAAAIDGAGPWRRFWHVTLPSIRPVIILLLILRLGEILTVGFEQILLQRDSFGPATAEVIDTFVYYNAVTDGHWGMSAAAALFKGVIGACLVFAANKVAHRLGEQGVYR, from the coding sequence ATGCCACGGCAAGGGCCGACCGGGAAACGGTCCCGGCGCAAGGAGAAGCTCGGTGGGAGGATCCGCCGGGACCGCGCGCTGCTGCTGATGATGGCCCCGGGAGTGCTGTACTTCCTGGTCTTCCACTACGGCGCACTGTTCGGCAACGTCGTCGCGTTCAAGGAGTACGTGCCGTTCATCGGCGTCGTCGACAGCCCGTTCGTCGGCTTCGGCAACTTCACGGCGCTCTTCGCCGAGCCGGCCTTCTGGAGCGCGGCCTGGAACACGCTCTCGCTCTCGTTGGTCCAGATCGTGTTCTTCTTCCCCATGCCACTGGCGCTGGCCCTGCTCCTGCACAGCGTGAGCCAGGGGCGGGTGCGCAAGTTCGTGCAGAGCGTGGTCTATCTGCCGCACTTCATCTCATGGGTGATCGTCATCGCCCTGTTCCAGCAGATACTCGGCGGTGACGGCCTGCTCAACGGCCTCTGGGGCGGCGGCAGCGGCGACAACCTCGTCGACGTCTTCGGCAACCCGACCGCCTTCCAGCCTCTGATGGTCCTGGAACTGGTCTGGAAGGACTGCGGCTGGGGCACGATCATCTTCCTCGCCGCGCTGCACAACGTGGACGAAGGGCTGTACGAGGCGGCCGCGATCGACGGGGCCGGCCCCTGGCGCCGCTTCTGGCACGTGACGCTGCCGTCCATACGGCCGGTGATCATCCTGCTGCTGATCCTGCGTCTGGGCGAGATCCTCACCGTCGGCTTCGAGCAGATCCTGCTCCAGCGCGACTCCTTCGGACCCGCCACGGCCGAGGTGATCGACACCTTCGTCTACTACAACGCCGTCACCGACGGGCACTGGGGCATGTCGGCCGCGGCGGCGCTCTTCAAGGGCGTCATCGGGGCGTGCCTGGTCTTCGCCGCGAACAAGGTCGCCCACCGCCTGGGCGAGCAGGGGGTGTACCGCTGA
- a CDS encoding TetR/AcrR family transcriptional regulator codes for MNRPATPPTGLRERKKAQTRRTIQEQALRLFLSQGYDNTTVDEIARAAGVSSMTFFRHFPTKESVVESDDYDPLIVALIEQRPPEETPLAALHHALGEGLAAVYATDRDALLVRTRLILRTPALRARLWENQHATEQMLTKALAARSGQEPDLPLRVIAAAALAALTATLAIWVEGDGEAHLPNLVDEAFTTLDR; via the coding sequence ATGAACCGCCCGGCGACCCCACCAACGGGCCTACGCGAACGCAAGAAGGCACAGACCCGCCGCACCATTCAGGAACAGGCACTCCGGCTGTTCCTGAGCCAGGGGTACGACAACACCACGGTCGACGAGATCGCCCGTGCCGCCGGTGTCTCGAGCATGACGTTCTTCCGCCACTTCCCCACCAAGGAATCGGTCGTCGAATCCGACGACTACGACCCCTTGATCGTCGCGCTCATCGAACAGCGACCGCCCGAGGAGACACCGCTCGCCGCGCTCCACCACGCCCTGGGCGAAGGACTTGCCGCCGTCTACGCCACCGACCGGGACGCACTCCTCGTCCGCACGCGCCTCATCCTGAGAACGCCGGCCCTTCGTGCCAGGCTCTGGGAAAACCAGCACGCCACAGAACAGATGCTCACCAAAGCGCTCGCAGCCCGCTCCGGACAGGAACCAGACCTTCCCCTCCGGGTGATTGCCGCCGCCGCCCTCGCAGCGCTCACAGCCACCCTTGCCATCTGGGTGGAAGGCGACGGCGAAGCCCATCTGCCGAACCTCGTCGACGAGGCCTTCACCACCCTCGACCGATAG
- a CDS encoding ATP-binding protein has protein sequence MQGRAEERRHVERMLANSRRGASSSLLLHGEAGIGKTTLLEHAAAHADGMRVLRVEGIESEMELAFGGLHQLLLPVLDLLDRLPGPQAGVLRASPHPNGTCGRSIASTSTAIRPGCSAAAGSGSLQARPHHVTTP, from the coding sequence GTGCAGGGGCGCGCAGAGGAACGACGCCACGTTGAGCGGATGCTCGCCAACTCTCGGCGCGGAGCGAGCAGTTCACTGCTGCTGCACGGCGAGGCCGGCATCGGCAAGACCACTCTCCTCGAGCATGCGGCCGCCCACGCGGACGGCATGCGCGTGCTGCGGGTCGAGGGCATCGAGTCGGAGATGGAGCTCGCTTTCGGAGGGCTCCATCAGCTCCTCCTGCCGGTGCTCGATCTACTCGACCGGCTGCCGGGACCGCAGGCCGGGGTTCTGCGCGCCTCGCCTCATCCCAACGGGACCTGCGGCCGCAGCATCGCGAGCACCAGCACGGCGATCCGTCCTGGATGCAGCGCCGCCGCGGGAAGCGGATCGCTTCAAGCGCGTCCGCATCACGTCACAACTCCATGA
- a CDS encoding YciI family protein, which yields MKYALVIFETDESRHRIRTDRAAHRAAYETWIGKIAAAGKLISGDALDTESASAATVRKTTEGAPATVTDGPAHAGEETLGGWFVIDVADREEAVELAKGLGTLETIEIRPVLEGA from the coding sequence ATGAAGTACGCACTCGTGATCTTCGAGACAGACGAGTCGCGCCACCGGATCCGGACCGACCGGGCCGCTCACCGAGCGGCGTACGAGACCTGGATCGGCAAGATCGCGGCGGCAGGCAAACTGATCAGTGGCGATGCCCTGGACACCGAGTCGGCCTCCGCGGCGACCGTGCGCAAGACCACCGAAGGAGCGCCCGCCACTGTGACCGACGGGCCCGCACACGCCGGCGAGGAGACCCTGGGCGGCTGGTTCGTCATCGACGTGGCCGACCGTGAGGAAGCCGTGGAACTCGCCAAGGGGCTTGGCACCTTGGAGACCATCGAGATCCGGCCGGTGCTCGAAGGCGCTTGA
- a CDS encoding carbohydrate ABC transporter permease: protein MSLALEEQKPAAENRGGRPAWKEKPHPLMQGAKAVALALTVLMVAVPFWVVIATSFAPGDQITQSGGWALWPERWTFDSYDKVLSNEVTTHALLVSIGITVVGTLFSLACTVFLAYALARPGVVGGKPMMLIILFTFLFPPGIIPSYLVVYSLGLVDTYWSLFLPVLVNVFNLVVVRGFFQGIPEELYEAARLDGAGEVRTLFTIVLPLSKAVIAVVGLFYAVGYWNDFFRGLMYLNDTSMYPLQTVLRGYVTQGDGLNSEFSSEGGVAQAPQSMKMALVLIATVPILCVYPFIQRYFTKGVLTGAIKS, encoded by the coding sequence ATGAGCCTCGCACTCGAGGAGCAGAAGCCCGCGGCCGAGAACCGGGGCGGACGACCGGCGTGGAAGGAGAAGCCGCACCCGCTCATGCAGGGGGCCAAGGCGGTCGCGCTCGCACTGACCGTCCTGATGGTGGCCGTGCCCTTCTGGGTCGTGATCGCCACCAGCTTCGCCCCCGGCGACCAGATCACGCAGAGTGGGGGCTGGGCGCTCTGGCCGGAGCGGTGGACGTTCGACTCCTACGACAAGGTCCTCTCCAACGAGGTCACCACCCACGCCCTGCTCGTCTCGATCGGCATCACCGTGGTGGGCACTCTCTTCAGCCTCGCCTGTACGGTCTTCCTCGCCTACGCCCTGGCCCGCCCAGGTGTCGTGGGGGGAAAGCCGATGATGCTGATCATCCTCTTCACGTTCCTCTTCCCGCCCGGCATCATCCCCAGTTACCTGGTCGTCTACAGCCTCGGACTCGTCGACACGTACTGGTCGCTCTTCCTGCCGGTGCTGGTCAACGTCTTCAACCTGGTCGTGGTCCGCGGCTTCTTCCAGGGCATCCCCGAGGAGCTGTACGAGGCGGCCCGCCTCGACGGGGCGGGAGAGGTGCGCACCCTCTTCACCATCGTGCTCCCGCTCTCCAAGGCGGTCATCGCCGTGGTCGGCCTGTTCTACGCGGTCGGCTACTGGAACGACTTCTTCCGCGGCCTGATGTACCTCAACGACACGTCGATGTACCCGCTGCAGACCGTGCTCCGCGGTTATGTCACCCAAGGTGACGGCCTCAACAGTGAGTTCTCCAGTGAAGGCGGCGTGGCCCAGGCCCCGCAGTCGATGAAGATGGCCCTCGTCCTCATCGCCACAGTGCCCATCCTGTGCGTCTACCCCTTCATCCAGCGCTACTTCACCAAGGGCGTGCTCACCGGCGCCATCAAGAGCTGA
- a CDS encoding alpha-L-fucosidase: MPMQPWFPEAKLGIFVHWGIYAVKGVAESWSFFGGEISRDAYMDQLGGFTAERYDPDAWARLFAAAGAKYAVLTTKHHDGVALWDTRATDLSVVKSTPAARDLVGPFAEALRTQGLRVGLYFSHNDWNHPDYPTVRPSRLHRPWVDNRYAMPAEGDENPEAWERFLKTVHRGQIRELVENYRPDLLWFDGAWERDEQQWRMGELREEILALGPDTVLNGRMLGHGDYATPELGVPITPPEGPWELCYTIGDAWGHQPDDTRHKSVRELVRVFAETIGHGGNLLLNTGPRQDGTILPEHVRRLEGLGRWIRRHADAVYPTTAGLPYGHHYGPSTLSKDRRTVFLVCFDTPREFVELRGLHNKVRRASVLGTGQELAHRVVGGFAGHNVPGVVRVEAPATTDPYATVLALELDGELDLYRGQGSG, encoded by the coding sequence ATGCCGATGCAGCCGTGGTTCCCCGAGGCCAAGCTCGGGATCTTCGTCCACTGGGGGATCTACGCCGTGAAGGGAGTCGCCGAGTCCTGGTCCTTCTTCGGCGGCGAGATCTCCCGCGACGCGTACATGGACCAGCTGGGCGGGTTCACGGCGGAGCGGTACGACCCGGACGCCTGGGCCCGGCTGTTCGCGGCGGCCGGAGCGAAGTACGCGGTCCTGACCACGAAGCACCACGACGGCGTCGCACTGTGGGACACCCGGGCCACGGACCTGTCGGTGGTGAAGTCCACCCCGGCCGCGCGCGACCTCGTCGGCCCGTTCGCCGAGGCGCTGCGCACGCAGGGCCTGCGCGTGGGCCTGTACTTCTCGCACAACGACTGGAACCACCCCGACTATCCGACCGTGCGCCCCTCACGGCTGCACAGGCCCTGGGTGGACAACCGCTACGCCATGCCCGCGGAGGGCGACGAGAACCCCGAGGCGTGGGAGCGCTTCCTGAAGACCGTCCACCGCGGACAGATCCGGGAACTGGTGGAGAACTACCGGCCCGATCTGCTCTGGTTCGACGGCGCCTGGGAGCGCGACGAGCAGCAGTGGCGCATGGGCGAGCTGCGCGAGGAGATCCTCGCGCTCGGCCCGGACACGGTCCTCAACGGCCGGATGCTGGGCCACGGCGACTACGCGACCCCCGAACTCGGGGTGCCGATCACACCGCCCGAGGGCCCGTGGGAGCTGTGCTACACGATCGGCGACGCCTGGGGCCACCAGCCCGACGACACCCGCCACAAGTCGGTGCGCGAACTGGTGCGGGTCTTCGCCGAGACCATCGGGCACGGCGGCAACCTGCTGCTGAACACCGGCCCGAGGCAGGACGGCACGATCCTGCCCGAGCACGTACGGCGTCTGGAGGGCCTGGGCCGCTGGATCCGCCGCCACGCCGACGCCGTGTACCCGACGACCGCCGGGCTGCCGTACGGCCACCACTACGGCCCCTCCACCCTGTCGAAGGACCGCCGCACCGTCTTCCTGGTCTGCTTCGACACTCCCCGCGAGTTCGTCGAACTGCGCGGCCTCCACAACAAGGTCCGCCGCGCATCGGTGCTCGGCACCGGCCAGGAGCTCGCCCACCGCGTGGTCGGCGGCTTCGCCGGCCACAACGTTCCCGGCGTCGTGCGCGTGGAGGCCCCGGCCACCACCGACCCGTACGCCACCGTCCTCGCCCTCGAACTCGACGGCGAACTCGACCTCTACCGGGGCCAGGGCTCGGGCTGA
- a CDS encoding FAD-dependent oxidoreductase, translated as MSSVVVVGAGPTGLALACGLAAAGVRVRVVEKRQEPATTSRALGLQPRGAEVLDRLGALADLPERSVGIARVVTHVNGKPMADLQVGRPMKLVTRPGLLMSQVDVEAALRQRLSELGVEVEWGKELLAVAQDVSGVTLSFPGEQIRSTWLIGCDGAHSRVRKAAGIDFPGVSVIENFLLADVQADLPLPPDTVSVWLRADSMLGAFPLPGHRVWRLMAPARAEDLDPGADGIANELTRQLRDHAGLAPSLVAKVLWTSTFRIHRRLASTYRRGRILLAGDAAHIHSPFGGQGMNTGLGDAENLAWKLALVTHGSASDALLDTYEAERRPIAREVLASTSSLTRMVVGDTAFARVARDHVFVPLMNRPLVQRLIWEQSSQLKIHYRTGPLGARFGGRGPLGTPRAGDRVPDLPCRRTDRSSTRLHAELGARWVLLVPAPGDGEAYLAVAERHLGPAMAVIPLVPSASKRRCVMLVRPDGHLAWKGGSTTSLDTWLRHKLGTTTHHTPESDET; from the coding sequence ATGTCTTCTGTGGTGGTTGTCGGGGCGGGACCGACAGGGCTCGCCCTGGCTTGCGGGCTCGCCGCTGCCGGGGTCCGGGTCCGCGTGGTGGAGAAGCGTCAGGAACCCGCGACCACCTCACGCGCGCTCGGGCTGCAGCCACGCGGCGCAGAGGTGCTCGACCGGCTCGGCGCTCTGGCCGACCTGCCCGAGCGCTCAGTAGGCATCGCCCGGGTGGTCACCCACGTCAACGGCAAACCCATGGCCGACCTGCAGGTCGGCCGGCCGATGAAACTGGTGACGCGGCCCGGTCTGCTGATGTCCCAGGTGGACGTGGAAGCAGCCTTGAGGCAGCGGCTGAGTGAGCTGGGGGTCGAGGTCGAGTGGGGAAAGGAACTGCTCGCCGTTGCACAGGACGTGTCCGGTGTGACCCTGTCGTTCCCGGGGGAGCAGATCCGGTCGACGTGGCTGATCGGGTGCGACGGCGCCCACAGCCGTGTGCGCAAGGCGGCAGGCATCGACTTTCCCGGCGTTTCCGTCATCGAGAACTTCCTGCTGGCCGACGTGCAGGCCGATCTGCCCCTACCGCCGGACACCGTGTCCGTGTGGCTCCGGGCGGACAGTATGCTCGGCGCCTTCCCTTTGCCCGGTCACCGTGTCTGGCGTCTCATGGCCCCGGCGCGAGCGGAGGACCTGGACCCCGGAGCCGACGGCATCGCCAACGAGCTGACCCGGCAGCTCCGGGACCATGCCGGCCTCGCTCCCTCGCTCGTGGCGAAGGTGCTGTGGACCTCTACCTTCCGTATCCACCGCCGTCTGGCGTCCACGTACCGGCGTGGCCGGATCCTTCTCGCCGGCGACGCCGCACACATCCACAGCCCCTTCGGCGGCCAGGGAATGAACACCGGGCTCGGAGACGCGGAGAACCTCGCGTGGAAGCTGGCGCTGGTCACCCACGGGTCCGCGTCCGACGCGCTGCTGGACACCTACGAGGCCGAGCGCAGGCCCATCGCCCGCGAGGTGCTGGCATCCACGAGTTCCCTCACCCGCATGGTCGTCGGTGACACTGCCTTCGCCCGGGTCGCGCGCGACCACGTCTTCGTACCGCTGATGAACCGGCCGCTGGTGCAAAGGCTCATCTGGGAACAGTCGTCGCAACTGAAGATCCACTACCGCACCGGTCCCCTTGGTGCCCGATTTGGCGGGCGGGGGCCGCTCGGCACTCCGCGGGCCGGTGACCGGGTGCCGGATCTGCCGTGCAGGCGCACCGACCGCTCCTCCACCCGGCTCCATGCGGAACTCGGAGCCCGCTGGGTGCTCCTGGTCCCCGCACCCGGCGACGGGGAGGCCTACCTCGCGGTGGCCGAGCGACACCTCGGACCGGCGATGGCCGTCATTCCCCTGGTGCCGTCCGCCTCCAAGCGCCGTTGCGTCATGCTGGTAAGGCCCGACGGGCATCTGGCCTGGAAGGGCGGCTCGACAACCTCGCTCGACACCTGGCTCAGGCACAAACTCGGCACCACGACGCATCACACCCCGGAGAGCGACGAGACATGA
- a CDS encoding heparin lyase I family protein, producing MARHTLRRRLLAPAAVAAAMTLVMATPANAAVVWNGDADNGMTFREFLCDEGNYVYTPDWGDGRGKRWGFVGKAGTTRCESYGVMVGGSEYNFTSGKAYWFGWEQMTLTDGWGVSFQWKSNGTGEQHDQNYPVIMMILDGYLRVWYVSPGEQWNQVGAVPWTAETWHKIELGINAQSSTAGSFQVYLDGNLFVDVANARTWDLVGNKPRWGVYDTNVLETDEVNWINDLKMGTTRADVD from the coding sequence ATGGCACGCCACACTCTCCGCCGGCGTCTGCTGGCACCGGCCGCCGTCGCGGCCGCGATGACGCTCGTCATGGCGACACCCGCGAACGCTGCGGTGGTCTGGAACGGCGACGCCGACAACGGGATGACCTTCCGCGAGTTCCTGTGCGACGAGGGCAACTACGTCTACACCCCGGACTGGGGTGACGGACGCGGCAAGCGCTGGGGTTTCGTCGGCAAGGCGGGCACGACGCGCTGCGAGTCGTACGGTGTCATGGTCGGCGGCTCCGAGTACAACTTCACCAGTGGGAAGGCGTACTGGTTCGGCTGGGAGCAGATGACCCTCACCGACGGGTGGGGAGTCTCCTTCCAGTGGAAGTCGAACGGCACCGGTGAGCAGCACGACCAGAACTACCCGGTGATCATGATGATCCTCGACGGTTACCTCCGCGTGTGGTACGTCTCACCGGGCGAGCAGTGGAATCAGGTGGGCGCCGTGCCGTGGACGGCGGAGACCTGGCACAAGATCGAGCTGGGCATCAACGCCCAGTCCAGCACTGCAGGGTCGTTCCAGGTGTACCTGGACGGCAACCTGTTCGTCGACGTCGCCAACGCACGCACCTGGGATCTCGTGGGCAACAAACCGCGATGGGGCGTGTACGACACCAACGTCCTGGAAACGGACGAGGTCAACTGGATCAACGACCTCAAGATGGGCACCACCAGGGCAGACGTCGACTAG
- a CDS encoding extracellular solute-binding protein, which yields MSSGLSRRSVLQAAGIGTALAATGFSLTACSSGKTGGDVGSAGKSLAPFPTYVPWTMGPTPDLPATDKGVQAGYKKYPGNLVEAVPEKPGDGSKITIWFSSWNTTPLPRGKNQFLKAIEEALGVELDITVIPAMEYDKKLTSLMASGEMPDLLQIVPAANESQFVLARCQELTDFISGDNIKKYPNLANIPTYAWTTAGRFAGKLFGVPIERPIVGHQHIVNQEKFKAAGLLVPEVGGIGVDEFTKGLQQLTGKGKFAIGAETGGAFGFNAWMPHFGTPNLWSVKDGAFVNYLETDEFQAGLEQMVKWQQAGIFRSDALTIDGQQAKTEFLGQKVYSRVNSTIDYVNVAKQLKGQFTVDIALPFKPSNGASPTHWLGGGTYGNGYTVVKKAPKARIELLLRVMNALAAPFGSKEWELFNYGVENVHFKRNAGGDPVPTELALSGGDGPDSLPIKYIAAAPVPLYVAGQPEAVQRQYDFQQKVIPIGVRSAELGLRANAWTESARGLEKQREDAMKDIITGRKKLSDWPKVIEEFKRKGGAKAAEALAKEHEAAQKA from the coding sequence ATGAGCTCTGGCCTCTCCCGTAGATCCGTCCTCCAGGCCGCCGGTATAGGCACCGCCCTCGCCGCCACCGGCTTCTCGCTGACTGCCTGCTCCTCCGGGAAGACCGGCGGCGATGTCGGCAGTGCGGGCAAGTCGCTGGCGCCGTTCCCGACGTACGTACCGTGGACGATGGGCCCCACCCCGGACCTGCCCGCCACCGACAAGGGTGTGCAGGCCGGCTACAAGAAGTACCCCGGCAACCTCGTCGAGGCCGTTCCGGAGAAGCCGGGCGACGGATCGAAGATCACCATCTGGTTCAGTTCCTGGAACACGACTCCGCTGCCGCGCGGCAAGAACCAGTTCCTCAAGGCCATCGAAGAAGCCCTGGGCGTCGAGCTCGACATCACCGTGATCCCGGCCATGGAGTACGACAAGAAGCTGACCAGCCTCATGGCCAGTGGTGAGATGCCGGACCTCCTGCAGATCGTCCCGGCGGCGAACGAGTCGCAGTTCGTGCTGGCCAGGTGCCAGGAACTGACCGACTTCATCTCGGGCGACAACATCAAGAAGTACCCGAACCTGGCCAACATCCCCACCTACGCCTGGACGACCGCCGGCCGCTTCGCCGGCAAGCTCTTCGGCGTCCCGATCGAGCGTCCGATCGTCGGCCACCAGCACATCGTCAACCAGGAGAAGTTCAAGGCGGCCGGTCTGCTGGTCCCCGAGGTCGGCGGGATCGGCGTCGACGAGTTCACCAAGGGCCTGCAGCAGCTCACCGGCAAGGGCAAGTTCGCCATCGGCGCCGAGACCGGCGGCGCGTTCGGCTTCAACGCGTGGATGCCTCACTTCGGCACGCCCAACCTGTGGTCGGTCAAGGACGGCGCGTTCGTCAACTACCTGGAGACCGACGAGTTCCAGGCAGGTCTGGAGCAGATGGTCAAGTGGCAGCAGGCGGGAATCTTCCGCTCCGACGCGCTGACCATCGACGGCCAGCAGGCCAAGACGGAGTTCCTGGGCCAGAAGGTGTACTCCCGGGTGAACAGCACCATCGACTACGTCAACGTGGCCAAGCAGCTCAAGGGCCAGTTCACGGTCGACATCGCCCTGCCCTTCAAGCCCTCGAACGGCGCGTCCCCCACGCACTGGCTCGGCGGCGGCACCTACGGCAACGGGTACACCGTGGTGAAGAAGGCCCCGAAGGCTCGCATCGAGCTGCTCCTGCGCGTGATGAACGCGCTCGCCGCCCCGTTCGGCAGCAAGGAGTGGGAGCTGTTCAACTACGGTGTGGAGAACGTCCACTTCAAGCGCAACGCCGGCGGCGACCCGGTACCGACCGAGCTCGCGCTCTCCGGCGGTGACGGGCCCGACAGCCTGCCGATCAAGTACATCGCCGCGGCGCCGGTGCCGCTCTACGTCGCCGGCCAGCCCGAGGCGGTCCAGCGCCAGTACGACTTCCAGCAGAAGGTCATCCCCATCGGCGTGCGCAGCGCCGAGCTGGGACTCCGCGCCAACGCCTGGACCGAGAGCGCGCGGGGCCTGGAGAAGCAGCGCGAGGACGCGATGAAGGACATCATCACCGGCCGCAAGAAGCTCTCCGACTGGCCCAAGGTCATCGAGGAGTTCAAGCGCAAGGGCGGCGCCAAGGCCGCCGAGGCGCTGGCGAAGGAGCACGAGGCCGCACAGAAGGCCTGA
- the nhaA gene encoding Na+/H+ antiporter NhaA — MSDAPRQRTTFLGLLPLPERNAVADALRTETIGGLVLLAAAVVALIWANTPWSDVYEQIRDFHFGIPALGLDLSVGHWTADGLLAVFFLVAGIELKRELVVGELRTPATAALPVIAAICGMVVPAGVYLVTTFSGGGTAQGWAVPMATDIAFALAVLAVLSTHLPAALRAFLLTLAVVDDLGAILIIAIFFTSDLNFWALGGAFAGLGVFYALQRFRVRGWWWYVPLGIAIWALMYNGGVHATVAGVAMGLILRTTRDKGEDSTPAERTSHLLHPVSAGVAVPLFALFAAGVSVSAAALGEVFTRPEPLGVVLGLVVGKTVGIFAGTYLAARFTRARLNPDLEWADVFSLAVLAGIGFTVALLVGELAFTDPADAERIKAAVLVGSLMASGLAALLIKRRNAVYRRLYEEETRDDDADGIPDIYQRAGSAPGSARTER; from the coding sequence ATGTCAGACGCCCCGCGTCAGCGCACCACGTTCCTCGGTCTGCTGCCTCTGCCCGAGCGCAACGCCGTGGCCGACGCACTGCGCACCGAGACCATCGGCGGTCTGGTGCTGCTCGCCGCGGCCGTCGTGGCGCTCATCTGGGCGAACACCCCATGGAGCGACGTCTACGAGCAGATACGCGACTTCCACTTCGGGATTCCCGCACTCGGCCTCGATCTCTCGGTCGGACACTGGACCGCTGACGGGCTGCTCGCCGTCTTCTTCCTGGTCGCCGGAATCGAACTCAAGCGAGAACTGGTCGTCGGCGAACTGCGTACGCCCGCCACGGCCGCACTGCCCGTCATCGCCGCGATCTGCGGAATGGTGGTACCCGCCGGCGTCTACCTCGTCACCACGTTCTCCGGCGGTGGCACCGCCCAGGGCTGGGCCGTGCCGATGGCCACCGACATCGCCTTCGCACTCGCGGTCCTGGCCGTCCTGAGCACTCATCTCCCGGCCGCCCTGCGAGCCTTCCTCCTCACCCTCGCCGTCGTCGACGACCTCGGCGCGATCCTGATCATCGCGATCTTCTTCACCAGCGACCTGAACTTCTGGGCGCTGGGCGGCGCCTTCGCCGGACTGGGCGTCTTCTACGCCCTCCAGCGGTTCCGTGTGCGCGGCTGGTGGTGGTACGTACCGCTCGGCATCGCCATCTGGGCGCTGATGTACAACGGCGGAGTCCACGCGACCGTCGCCGGCGTGGCCATGGGCCTGATCCTGCGTACCACCCGCGACAAGGGCGAGGACTCCACACCCGCCGAGCGGACCTCGCATCTGCTGCACCCCGTCTCGGCGGGAGTGGCTGTGCCGCTGTTCGCCCTGTTCGCCGCCGGCGTGAGCGTCTCGGCGGCGGCCCTGGGCGAGGTGTTCACCCGCCCGGAGCCGCTCGGCGTCGTCCTCGGCCTCGTCGTCGGCAAGACGGTCGGCATCTTCGCGGGCACGTACCTCGCGGCACGATTCACGCGAGCCCGTCTCAACCCGGACCTGGAATGGGCGGACGTCTTCTCCCTCGCCGTCCTGGCCGGTATCGGCTTCACCGTCGCCCTCCTCGTCGGCGAACTCGCGTTCACCGACCCCGCCGACGCCGAACGCATCAAGGCCGCGGTGCTCGTCGGATCCCTGATGGCGTCGGGCCTCGCCGCACTGCTGATCAAACGCCGCAACGCGGTCTACCGCCGCCTCTACGAGGAGGAGACGCGCGACGACGACGCCGACGGGATCCCCGACATCTACCAGCGGGCCGGTTCCGCACCCGGCAGTGCCCGGACCGAAAGGTAA
- a CDS encoding hydroxyacid dehydrogenase produces the protein MAPDVRQLALPDDVMARLRTLADVMKVDADELTAPHTGPLLAEAEILLSGWGCPAIDEHVLSAAPRLRAVVHAAGSVKHHLTPAVWERGLTVSSAAGANAVPVADYTLSMLQLAAKRVFRQASAYGKPGTLWQALNPDFGLHGRTVGVVGASRIGRLVLERLRAQPVRVLVADPYLDPAGAQALGAELRDLDKLLGASDIVTLHAPLLPETTGLLDERRLGLLRDGAILINTARGALVDTDALVPHCVSGRIDAVLDVTEPEPLPAGHPLIGLPNVLITPHVAGAMGTEVECLGAFAVDEIERFVQGRPLLGAVSAEDLSRIA, from the coding sequence ATGGCCCCGGACGTACGGCAGTTGGCGCTGCCCGACGACGTGATGGCACGGCTGCGCACCCTCGCCGACGTGATGAAGGTCGACGCGGACGAACTCACCGCCCCGCACACCGGGCCGCTGCTCGCCGAGGCCGAGATCCTGCTGTCGGGCTGGGGCTGCCCGGCCATCGACGAACACGTCCTGTCCGCGGCGCCCCGGTTGCGGGCCGTCGTCCACGCCGCCGGGTCGGTGAAGCACCATCTCACCCCGGCGGTGTGGGAACGCGGGCTCACCGTCTCCTCCGCGGCGGGCGCCAATGCCGTTCCCGTGGCCGACTACACGCTGAGCATGCTTCAGCTCGCGGCCAAGCGCGTCTTCCGCCAGGCCAGTGCGTACGGCAAGCCGGGCACCCTCTGGCAGGCCCTCAACCCGGACTTCGGCCTGCACGGCCGCACGGTCGGTGTCGTCGGCGCCTCACGAATCGGGCGGCTGGTCCTCGAACGGCTCCGCGCGCAGCCGGTACGGGTGCTCGTCGCCGACCCCTATCTCGACCCGGCCGGGGCCCAGGCTCTCGGCGCCGAACTCCGCGACCTCGACAAGCTGTTGGGGGCGAGCGACATCGTGACCCTGCATGCCCCGCTCCTGCCGGAGACCACGGGACTGCTCGACGAGCGCCGGCTGGGCCTGCTGCGCGACGGGGCCATCCTGATCAACACCGCCCGGGGAGCGCTCGTCGACACCGACGCGCTGGTGCCCCACTGCGTCTCGGGCCGGATCGACGCCGTGCTCGACGTCACCGAGCCCGAGCCGCTGCCCGCCGGCCATCCGCTGATCGGGCTGCCCAACGTCCTCATCACTCCGCATGTGGCCGGGGCGATGGGCACCGAGGTGGAGTGCCTCGGCGCCTTCGCCGTGGACGAGATCGAACGGTTCGTCCAGGGCCGTCCGCTGCTCGGTGCGGTGAGCGCCGAGGACCTGAGCCGGATCGCCTGA